One Persicobacter psychrovividus DNA window includes the following coding sequences:
- a CDS encoding response regulator: MADKKKVLIAEDSSVIQTLTKKILLIQNYDIDSAKNGKQVMDKVAKKDYDVILMDINMPQMDGMQCAKAIRDQGNQVPIVAITGNARNYTMEDFKSVGINDFLPKPLDFDALVETVKKYTLGNK; encoded by the coding sequence ATGGCCGATAAAAAGAAGGTGTTAATTGCTGAAGACAGTTCAGTAATACAAACTCTAACAAAAAAAATCCTACTTATCCAAAACTACGACATTGACTCTGCAAAAAACGGCAAGCAAGTTATGGATAAGGTCGCTAAGAAAGATTATGATGTGATATTGATGGATATCAATATGCCACAAATGGATGGTATGCAATGCGCCAAGGCTATCCGTGACCAAGGTAATCAAGTGCCGATTGTTGCGATTACAGGAAATGCACGAAATTATACAATGGAGGATTTTAAATCCGTAGGTATTAATGACTTTTTACCTAAGCCGTTAGATTTTGACGCTTTGGTTGAAACCGTTAAGAAATACACCCTTGGGAATAAATAA
- a CDS encoding MBL fold metallo-hydrolase, which yields MKITFLGTGTSQGVPIINCDCQVCSSLDFRDKRLRCSVHIETEDTHIIIDTGPDFRQQVLRERIPDLDAVLLTHEHKDHIAGLDDIRGYNFSLNKSIDVFGRDQVIERLKIEFPYAFEGNYVGKPKINTHTLNGKPFHIGNTKVVPIDGLHGEMPCFGFRINDFTYITDMNQLPETEWPKIAGSKILVLNALHHQPHYSHFTLKEALELAKNLGVKETYFTHMSHHMGLHSSVNAGLPMGINLAYDGLKLHL from the coding sequence ATGAAAATCACCTTTTTAGGCACAGGCACCTCCCAGGGAGTACCGATCATCAATTGCGACTGTCAGGTATGCTCCTCCCTCGATTTCCGTGACAAACGACTGCGATGTTCCGTTCATATCGAAACTGAAGACACCCATATTATTATCGACACCGGGCCCGACTTCCGCCAGCAAGTGCTCCGCGAACGTATCCCCGACCTCGACGCTGTACTGCTTACCCACGAACATAAAGACCATATTGCTGGCCTTGACGACATCCGCGGCTATAATTTTTCATTGAATAAAAGCATTGATGTATTCGGCAGGGACCAGGTGATTGAACGCCTGAAAATTGAGTTCCCCTATGCATTTGAAGGGAATTATGTCGGTAAGCCCAAAATCAATACGCACACCCTCAACGGCAAACCTTTCCATATTGGCAATACCAAAGTGGTTCCCATCGATGGGCTGCATGGGGAAATGCCTTGTTTTGGGTTCAGGATCAACGACTTCACCTACATCACCGACATGAACCAGTTGCCAGAAACGGAATGGCCGAAAATCGCTGGCAGTAAAATACTGGTGCTGAATGCACTTCACCACCAGCCACACTACTCGCATTTCACGCTGAAAGAAGCACTGGAACTGGCGAAAAACCTGGGCGTCAAAGAAACATACTTTACCCATATGAGTCACCATATGGGTTTGCACAGCAGTGTGAACGCTGGCCTCCCAATGGGCATCAATTTAGCCTACGATGGGCTGAAGCTCCATTTATAA
- a CDS encoding NFACT RNA binding domain-containing protein: MHNNYYFIHRLSQHLDQLLKGWKIGACFSQAKDELIIGFFNNTREIYCRANLAPEVSTLSFPQDYARSKKNTVTLFQEILDHEIQQVECLDNERSFIIKLEQDYELLFKLHGSQANILLFQNGERVAIFRNNISKDQELTINDLRRPIDQSFERFKEVEGDYFKLFPTFGKYVKKWLIRENYEALNIEQQWKLIQIVIEQLENGDFFVRSVDNKAQFVLFDTEEGDLIYQGKDPIEAINAYYLQFSKTHWLERERGQNLKKIKQDIDKGYAYLANNEDKLEGLKNGISYQHIGDILMANLHAIEARSTQVTLHNFYTDEPLKIKLKKDLSPQHNAEQYYRKAKNQRLEIENIEQNIQRKMEELENLELAQLSIQGAESIKEIRKILKDHQLQNNAQKQNKKQVILPYNTFEFHGFDIWIGKNPKANDRLISQYAYKEDLWLHAKDVPGSHILIKQKSGQPFPTDVIEKAASWAAYYSKRKTDSLCPVSVTPRKYIRKTKDLEAGKVIIDREEVILVEPQKP; the protein is encoded by the coding sequence TTGCATAATAATTATTACTTCATTCACCGACTCTCTCAGCACCTTGACCAACTACTCAAAGGATGGAAAATTGGCGCTTGTTTCAGTCAGGCCAAAGATGAGCTGATCATTGGCTTTTTTAATAACACGCGGGAAATTTACTGCAGGGCCAACCTGGCACCTGAGGTATCCACCCTTTCCTTTCCGCAGGATTATGCACGCTCCAAAAAAAACACAGTCACCCTATTCCAGGAAATTCTCGACCACGAAATTCAGCAGGTAGAATGCCTGGACAATGAACGTTCGTTCATCATTAAGCTGGAGCAGGATTATGAGCTGCTGTTCAAGCTTCATGGGTCGCAGGCCAACATTTTGCTTTTTCAAAATGGTGAACGCGTCGCCATTTTCAGAAATAATATTTCCAAAGATCAGGAGCTGACCATCAATGATCTCCGCAGACCGATCGACCAGTCTTTCGAGCGCTTCAAAGAGGTGGAAGGTGATTACTTCAAGCTCTTCCCCACCTTTGGAAAGTACGTTAAAAAATGGCTGATCCGCGAAAATTACGAAGCACTGAACATTGAGCAGCAATGGAAGTTAATTCAGATCGTCATCGAGCAACTCGAAAATGGTGATTTCTTTGTCAGAAGTGTGGACAACAAAGCACAGTTCGTCCTTTTTGACACCGAGGAAGGAGACCTCATTTACCAGGGCAAAGACCCTATCGAGGCCATCAATGCCTACTATCTACAGTTCAGTAAAACCCACTGGCTGGAGCGAGAACGAGGACAGAACCTCAAAAAGATAAAGCAGGACATTGACAAAGGCTATGCCTACCTTGCCAATAATGAGGATAAGCTTGAAGGGCTCAAAAATGGGATCAGCTATCAGCATATCGGTGATATATTAATGGCCAACCTGCACGCTATTGAAGCGCGAAGCACACAGGTAACACTGCACAACTTTTACACGGACGAACCCCTGAAGATTAAGCTGAAGAAAGATCTGAGCCCACAGCATAACGCGGAGCAATATTATAGAAAGGCGAAAAACCAGCGCCTGGAGATCGAAAATATCGAGCAAAATATCCAGCGAAAAATGGAAGAGCTTGAAAACCTCGAATTGGCGCAACTATCTATTCAGGGAGCGGAAAGCATTAAGGAAATCCGGAAAATCCTGAAAGATCATCAGTTGCAAAACAACGCTCAGAAACAAAATAAAAAACAGGTGATCCTGCCTTACAACACTTTTGAGTTCCACGGCTTTGATATTTGGATAGGGAAAAACCCCAAAGCAAACGACAGGCTGATCAGTCAGTATGCTTACAAAGAAGACCTTTGGTTGCATGCCAAGGATGTTCCCGGCTCTCATATCCTGATCAAGCAAAAATCCGGGCAACCTTTCCCTACGGATGTGATCGAAAAAGCAGCCTCCTGGGCGGCATATTATTCCAAAAGGAAAACCGACAGCCTTTGCCCTGTATCGGTTACGCCACGAAAATATATCCGAAAAACCAAGGACCTTGAAGCTGGAAAAGTGATCATTGACCGAGAAGAGGTGATTTTGGTGGAGCCACAAAAGCCCTGA
- a CDS encoding SMI1/KNR4 family protein — protein sequence MGGNNAIPVLGKHKEVKTMYRKFIEDLKKFESLGVEVLDDGTRLIGKAPFIAPLARVHLLYAGIYDGEIDYLESQVGCKFPNSLRLFFQCFNGLMLFNCVSVYGLRKNNERSIDSTWQPFDFIFYNNEEKLPGLPNDMVVIGGYRWNGSKLCLNLKTEEVIFSSTDSYKELMKWSSLEEMLGSELNRLSNRHTKEGKNIPYRPTVPMGGKEELEKRLNKTKRKKPYWYDETIEFMKKNNYSIEGLLNL from the coding sequence GTGGGGGGTAATAATGCTATACCTGTATTGGGGAAGCACAAGGAAGTTAAAACGATGTATAGAAAGTTTATAGAAGATTTAAAAAAATTCGAAAGTCTTGGTGTTGAAGTATTGGATGATGGGACAAGGTTAATAGGTAAAGCTCCATTTATTGCCCCATTGGCTCGGGTTCATTTACTTTATGCAGGTATTTATGATGGGGAGATAGATTATCTTGAAAGTCAAGTTGGTTGCAAATTTCCAAATTCATTAAGGTTGTTTTTTCAGTGTTTTAATGGATTGATGTTATTCAATTGTGTCTCAGTTTATGGCTTAAGAAAGAATAATGAGCGTTCCATCGATTCTACGTGGCAGCCGTTTGATTTTATTTTTTATAACAATGAAGAAAAATTACCTGGACTGCCTAATGATATGGTAGTTATAGGAGGTTATAGATGGAATGGAAGTAAGTTGTGCCTGAACTTAAAGACAGAGGAGGTTATTTTTAGCTCAACAGATTCATACAAAGAATTGATGAAGTGGTCCTCCTTGGAAGAAATGTTAGGATCCGAATTGAATCGATTAAGTAATAGGCATACTAAAGAGGGGAAGAATATACCATATCGTCCGACGGTTCCAATGGGGGGTAAGGAAGAGCTTGAAAAGAGGTTAAATAAAACCAAAAGAAAAAAACCATATTGGTATGATGAGACAATTGAGTTCATGAAAAAAAATAATTACTCAATTGAGGGCTTGTTAAATCTCTGA
- a CDS encoding IPExxxVDY family protein — MKKRRLLVENNYDFQLMGIVAPMRAYKLVWYLNQAMRIDFAKQAECEIHPFNRAAIKISYYQYEAPYGNFRLIENRAVVNPKDEIHYLIPELKEFDFLLYVQGEMHQDYFERLRNGLKQLTIVNYFKVFDVERIATKENLIF; from the coding sequence TTGAAAAAGAGAAGACTACTGGTCGAAAATAATTACGATTTTCAGTTGATGGGGATTGTTGCCCCGATGCGGGCCTATAAGTTGGTTTGGTACCTGAACCAAGCCATGCGCATAGACTTTGCCAAGCAGGCAGAGTGTGAAATCCATCCTTTTAACCGGGCGGCGATCAAGATATCATACTATCAGTATGAAGCGCCTTATGGGAATTTTCGGCTTATTGAGAATAGGGCCGTTGTAAACCCCAAAGATGAAATTCACTATTTGATCCCAGAACTGAAAGAGTTCGATTTTTTGCTCTATGTGCAAGGAGAGATGCATCAGGATTATTTCGAACGGTTGCGCAATGGATTGAAGCAATTGACGATCGTGAACTACTTTAAAGTGTTTGATGTGGAGCGTATCGCTACCAAAGAAAATTTGATTTTTTGA
- a CDS encoding acyl carrier protein, which translates to MSEIAEKVKAIIVEKLGVEESEVTLEASFTNDLGADSLDTVELIMEFEKEFNVSIPDDQAENISTVGQAVSYLEENA; encoded by the coding sequence ATGTCTGAAATCGCAGAGAAAGTAAAAGCGATCATCGTAGAGAAACTCGGTGTGGAAGAATCAGAAGTAACTTTGGAAGCAAGCTTCACAAACGACTTAGGTGCTGATTCATTGGATACTGTAGAATTGATCATGGAATTCGAAAAAGAATTCAATGTATCTATTCCAGATGATCAAGCTGAAAACATCTCAACTGTAGGTCAAGCAGTGTCTTACCTGGAAGAGAACGCATAA
- the fabF gene encoding beta-ketoacyl-ACP synthase II, with amino-acid sequence MSSRKVVVTGLGALTPLGNNVSDFWNGLTNGVSGAAPITKFDASNFKTQFACEVKGLNVEDFIPRKDARKMDLFAQYAVISTEEAVNDANLISDELDLDRVGVIWASGIGGLRSFQEEITSFAKNDGTPKFNPFFIPKMIADIAAGHISIKYGFRGPNFCTVSACASATNALLDAYHYIKSGMADVIVTGGSEAAVTEAGIGGFGALRALSTSNEDPQTASRPFDATRNGFVLGEGAGALVLEDYEHAKARGAKIYCELTGGGATADAHHMTAPHPEGLGAARVMEMALQVSGLKPEDIDYVNVHGTSTPLGDVAELKAIEKTFGEHAYELNVSSTKSMTGHLLGAAGAIEAIASIKAMESGIVPPTINNTQLDENIDPRFKLTLNKAEKREIRAALSNTFGFGGHNFSVIFKKIEE; translated from the coding sequence ATGTCTTCAAGAAAAGTTGTTGTCACGGGTTTAGGTGCGCTGACGCCATTAGGTAATAACGTTTCAGATTTCTGGAACGGGCTTACTAATGGGGTCAGTGGCGCTGCACCCATCACGAAGTTCGATGCCTCAAATTTCAAAACGCAGTTTGCGTGTGAGGTAAAAGGACTCAATGTCGAGGATTTCATCCCTCGTAAAGACGCGCGAAAAATGGACCTTTTCGCACAGTATGCTGTTATTTCAACAGAAGAGGCTGTGAACGATGCAAACCTAATCTCTGATGAGTTAGATTTAGATCGTGTAGGGGTTATTTGGGCTTCCGGTATCGGAGGGTTACGCTCTTTCCAAGAGGAGATCACATCTTTCGCCAAGAATGATGGTACGCCGAAATTCAATCCATTTTTTATCCCAAAAATGATTGCTGATATCGCTGCGGGACACATCTCGATCAAATATGGTTTCAGAGGTCCAAACTTCTGTACGGTATCGGCATGTGCTTCGGCAACAAACGCCCTTTTGGATGCCTACCACTACATTAAAAGTGGCATGGCTGATGTGATTGTTACTGGCGGCTCTGAAGCAGCGGTAACAGAAGCAGGTATTGGTGGCTTTGGTGCATTAAGAGCATTATCGACAAGCAATGAGGATCCACAGACGGCTTCACGTCCATTTGATGCAACCCGTAATGGTTTTGTATTGGGTGAAGGAGCTGGGGCTTTGGTCTTGGAAGATTACGAACACGCCAAAGCACGTGGAGCGAAAATCTATTGTGAACTGACTGGTGGCGGAGCAACTGCTGATGCACACCACATGACGGCCCCACACCCTGAGGGATTGGGTGCTGCACGCGTAATGGAGATGGCACTTCAGGTTTCAGGATTGAAGCCAGAGGACATCGATTATGTGAACGTTCACGGTACTTCTACCCCACTTGGTGATGTTGCTGAATTGAAAGCGATTGAAAAAACATTCGGTGAGCATGCTTACGAATTGAATGTAAGTTCAACAAAGTCAATGACAGGCCACTTATTGGGCGCTGCGGGCGCAATTGAAGCTATCGCCTCTATTAAGGCGATGGAATCAGGTATTGTACCTCCGACGATCAATAACACGCAACTTGATGAGAACATTGATCCTCGATTCAAACTGACGTTAAACAAGGCTGAGAAGCGCGAGATTCGTGCGGCATTGTCGAACACGTTTGGATTCGGTGGCCATAACTTCTCGGTGATCTTCAAAAAAATCGAAGAATAA
- the rnc gene encoding ribonuclease III, with protein MSSITQIVGIKPLNLYLYRLVTQHTSVAKETKHGTKESYERLEYLGDAVLGTIVAEFLFKKYPFKNEGFLTEIRSRMVNRETLNQIAVKIGLNNLVEYNQGNKHGLAFKSIYGDALEALVGAVYLDHGYRRCHKFVIKKLLIPHYDLEKVILTNPNHKSQLIEWAHQHKKEVRFEVEEVKNNKHFKEFAAQVFIDDAPIGRGTGLSKKKAEQNAAEKSMEKVNKK; from the coding sequence ATGTCTTCAATCACTCAGATTGTAGGCATCAAGCCTTTAAATCTTTATTTATACCGACTGGTTACACAGCATACCTCTGTGGCTAAAGAGACCAAGCACGGTACGAAAGAGTCCTATGAGCGTTTGGAATATTTGGGTGATGCGGTATTGGGGACCATCGTGGCAGAGTTCCTGTTCAAGAAATATCCTTTCAAAAATGAAGGATTCCTGACAGAGATCCGCTCACGGATGGTAAATCGCGAAACACTGAATCAGATTGCGGTTAAGATTGGCTTGAACAACCTTGTGGAGTACAACCAGGGGAACAAGCACGGCCTGGCCTTCAAATCGATTTATGGCGATGCCCTCGAAGCCCTTGTGGGTGCCGTATACCTTGATCATGGCTACCGCAGATGCCATAAGTTTGTGATCAAGAAGTTACTCATTCCTCATTATGATCTGGAGAAGGTGATCCTTACCAACCCCAATCATAAAAGCCAACTTATTGAGTGGGCACATCAGCACAAAAAAGAAGTAAGATTCGAAGTGGAGGAAGTAAAGAACAATAAGCATTTTAAAGAATTTGCTGCCCAGGTATTCATTGACGATGCACCTATTGGAAGAGGTACTGGCTTATCAAAGAAAAAAGCAGAGCAAAATGCTGCGGAGAAATCCATGGAAAAAGTCAATAAGAAATAA
- a CDS encoding aminopeptidase P family protein, with the protein MKYEAIDPQLFIQNRANLAKAMKPNALAVFHSNDIMPTNADGTLPFKQHSDLFYLSGIDQEQSILVVYPDAVDEKWREVLFVRETNEHIAIWEGHKYSKEEATQTSGVREVKWLSEFESTFQMMMAEVDCVYLNTNEHWRAEIEVQTRDARFIKQCQERYPLHQYLRVAPIMHQLRAIKSALEIDLIGKACEITNKGFRRVLEFVKPGVMEYEIEAEYVHEFMRNRSAGFAYVPIIASGYNACVLHYLENNKVCNDGDMLLMDVGAEYSNYASDMTRTIPVNGRFSDRQKSVYNAVLRVFKGANDILQPGINIPEYHKEVGKMMEGELLGLGLIDKTDVKNQDPSWPAYKKYFMHGTSHHLGLDVHDYGKVNRVIEENMVFTIEPGIYIPEENMGIRIENDFAVKQGGNIDLMKQIPIEVEDIEAHMSK; encoded by the coding sequence ATGAAATACGAGGCGATAGATCCACAATTGTTTATTCAGAACCGTGCTAATTTGGCAAAGGCCATGAAACCCAATGCGTTGGCGGTGTTTCATTCCAATGATATTATGCCGACCAATGCCGATGGTACCCTGCCATTTAAGCAACATTCGGATTTATTTTACCTTAGTGGGATTGATCAGGAGCAGAGTATCTTGGTGGTTTACCCTGATGCCGTTGATGAAAAGTGGCGTGAGGTGCTTTTTGTAAGGGAGACCAACGAGCATATTGCTATCTGGGAAGGGCACAAATACTCAAAAGAGGAAGCTACGCAGACCTCGGGGGTGCGTGAAGTGAAATGGCTCTCGGAATTTGAAAGTACTTTTCAGATGATGATGGCGGAAGTGGACTGTGTTTACCTGAATACCAATGAGCATTGGCGTGCAGAAATTGAGGTACAGACCCGCGACGCACGCTTTATCAAGCAATGTCAGGAGCGTTATCCTTTGCATCAATATTTGCGTGTTGCTCCTATTATGCACCAGTTGCGCGCCATTAAATCTGCCCTTGAGATCGACCTGATCGGGAAGGCATGTGAGATCACCAATAAGGGGTTCCGCAGGGTGTTGGAGTTTGTGAAGCCAGGCGTGATGGAGTATGAGATTGAGGCTGAATATGTCCATGAATTTATGCGCAATCGTTCCGCAGGCTTTGCCTATGTGCCGATTATTGCATCGGGTTACAATGCCTGTGTTTTGCATTATCTGGAGAACAACAAGGTTTGTAATGATGGTGATATGTTGCTGATGGATGTTGGTGCGGAGTACAGTAATTATGCTTCAGACATGACCCGTACCATTCCTGTGAACGGTCGTTTTTCTGATCGTCAGAAATCAGTATATAATGCCGTTTTGCGTGTTTTCAAAGGGGCGAATGATATCCTTCAGCCAGGTATTAACATTCCTGAATATCATAAGGAAGTCGGTAAAATGATGGAAGGAGAGCTTTTGGGCTTGGGGCTGATCGATAAAACGGATGTGAAAAATCAGGACCCTTCATGGCCTGCTTACAAAAAATATTTTATGCATGGCACCTCTCACCACCTCGGCTTGGATGTGCATGATTATGGCAAGGTGAACCGTGTGATTGAAGAGAATATGGTGTTCACCATTGAGCCTGGAATTTATATTCCAGAGGAAAATATGGGAATCCGTATTGAGAATGATTTTGCGGTGAAGCAGGGAGGTAATATCGACCTGATGAAGCAAATTCCTATAGAAGTGGAGGACATTGAAGCGCATATGAGCAAATAA
- a CDS encoding S8 family serine peptidase, with protein sequence MLRSLILFVFALYSVGATAHQKKYWVIFKDKGQANTAASLDRPLYSPYVSALKKEQLPIICQSKWLNAVSTIMEPQDSARLLSYPFIAQIRPLNQHLQLMCSHIASPPGLEKDQYAFNQMHGQAFADKGLNGTGVRIGVIDAGYIDANVKPSLKTIFEHQHVMATKDFISPWKADLYQSPETFQDWHGTEVLECIGGIFEKGKQQKGFAPNANYYLARTDHGNQEYRGEEDYWVQALEWLDSMNVRLVNSSLGYAKGFDDPAENYRPADMDGQTSMISKVAEIATTKKGMYLVVSAGNEGDDPTWRVVSAPADAEHVLSVGATEYAYGNKFEYSAQGPQHLDYIKPDIACYAPSGTSFSAPIITGLVACMLQYKPQLTNEQITAIIQKSSNLHQFPNNFIGYGVPNCRRILDMMNDQGSLFPNKLLVAEEKTITLPIQHEEALIFQKKDERNVVSQSIKKVKRKGLTLKRMQGISRTTVVTPDEVYEVKWAAL encoded by the coding sequence ATGTTGCGCTCCCTGATTCTCTTTGTTTTTGCATTATATTCCGTTGGCGCAACGGCACATCAAAAAAAATACTGGGTCATTTTCAAAGACAAAGGGCAAGCAAATACAGCGGCCTCACTTGACCGCCCCCTGTATTCCCCCTATGTTTCGGCACTGAAAAAGGAACAACTGCCGATCATCTGCCAGTCGAAGTGGCTGAATGCCGTCTCCACCATCATGGAGCCTCAGGACAGCGCCCGTCTGCTGAGCTATCCCTTTATAGCGCAAATCAGGCCGCTGAATCAACACCTTCAATTAATGTGCAGCCATATTGCCTCGCCTCCAGGCCTTGAGAAAGACCAATATGCTTTTAATCAGATGCATGGGCAGGCCTTTGCCGACAAAGGACTCAATGGCACGGGCGTCAGGATTGGCGTGATTGATGCGGGCTATATTGACGCCAATGTAAAGCCAAGTCTGAAAACCATCTTTGAGCACCAGCATGTAATGGCCACCAAGGATTTCATCAGCCCATGGAAAGCCGATTTATACCAGTCGCCAGAAACTTTTCAGGATTGGCACGGCACCGAAGTGCTAGAATGTATTGGGGGGATTTTTGAAAAAGGAAAACAGCAGAAAGGCTTTGCGCCCAATGCCAATTATTATTTGGCGCGTACCGATCACGGGAATCAGGAGTACCGCGGGGAAGAGGATTATTGGGTACAGGCATTGGAATGGCTCGACAGCATGAACGTGCGGCTGGTCAATTCCTCCCTGGGTTATGCCAAAGGGTTCGATGACCCTGCCGAAAACTATCGACCAGCGGATATGGATGGCCAAACAAGCATGATCTCCAAGGTGGCCGAAATTGCGACCACAAAAAAAGGCATGTACCTGGTGGTGTCGGCAGGAAATGAGGGCGACGACCCCACATGGCGGGTAGTTTCTGCTCCTGCGGATGCAGAACATGTGCTTTCCGTTGGCGCAACAGAATACGCCTACGGCAATAAATTTGAATACTCGGCTCAAGGCCCCCAGCACCTGGATTATATTAAACCTGACATTGCCTGTTATGCCCCTTCTGGCACCTCATTTTCGGCGCCCATCATTACAGGTTTGGTGGCTTGCATGCTTCAATATAAGCCACAGCTCACCAATGAACAGATCACTGCCATCATTCAAAAGTCGAGCAATTTACATCAGTTCCCCAATAATTTTATTGGCTATGGTGTTCCGAACTGCCGCAGGATACTCGATATGATGAACGACCAAGGAAGTCTGTTCCCGAATAAATTGCTTGTGGCTGAAGAAAAAACGATCACTTTGCCGATTCAACACGAGGAGGCGCTGATCTTTCAGAAAAAGGACGAACGTAATGTGGTCAGTCAGTCAATTAAAAAAGTGAAGAGAAAAGGACTGACCCTGAAAAGAATGCAGGGCATCAGCCGCACAACCGTCGTTACACCCGACGAAGTCTATGAAGTGAAATGGGCCGCCTTATAA